Proteins encoded in a region of the Halarcobacter mediterraneus genome:
- a CDS encoding type IV secretory system conjugative DNA transfer family protein: protein MLALNKGKVTFLLIVDLFCTYFISGVVIFLVNDMSLWDIAKYYNYTFTYKALIQNYPLAYSSFLYTFLFFTVLVSIIPFLPQGKSLHGSARFAKKWEIVKMKLFSQSGLIVGKFKGKLLRFDTQEFVALGAPTRSGKGVSIVIPNLLEWKESCVVLDIKQECFDYTAKYRKEVLQNDVYLFNPFSYKTNHYNPLSVINMEDIENRDKQLLDFANLLYPLQGSEQNQFFNSQSQNLFIGLCYLYKDLALTSKGKEFLEDYELNVEFTMYGILKLSEGFEIEQESESYIDDDTGEVEEEEAQTLKGLDDLYEYLIFLEILSEEAKERLGSYINIKSVNTKSSVESTFNTPLLIYRNEPIRTATSKSDFSLEDVRKKKMTIYLGITPDNLEISKPILNIFFSQFISLNTKELPVKNKELKYTCLALMDEFTSIGYMPILLKAVSYIAAYNIRLMTIFQSISQLEAPTPEGYGREGAKTLLNNHKLKIFFAPDDVDESEKLSKRLGDTTRVIKSKSYSSGRSVLEHGTRGENKSEARRALMLPQELREMGQENELITMANEKPIFCSKSFYFNDQYFMDKFKKVCLQLKQVKGLPNREQLENAVNSNELNIQIKNIKG, encoded by the coding sequence ATGTTAGCTCTAAATAAAGGTAAAGTAACTTTCTTACTTATAGTTGATTTATTTTGTACTTATTTTATAAGTGGTGTAGTAATTTTCCTTGTAAATGATATGAGTTTATGGGATATTGCAAAATACTATAATTACACTTTTACGTATAAAGCTTTAATTCAAAATTATCCTCTTGCTTACTCTTCTTTTCTATATACTTTTTTATTTTTTACAGTTTTAGTCTCAATAATTCCATTTCTTCCACAAGGTAAAAGTTTACATGGATCAGCAAGATTTGCTAAAAAGTGGGAAATTGTAAAAATGAAACTTTTTTCTCAATCTGGACTTATTGTCGGAAAATTTAAAGGTAAGTTATTAAGATTTGATACTCAAGAGTTTGTAGCTTTAGGAGCTCCAACAAGAAGTGGTAAAGGTGTTTCTATTGTTATACCGAATTTATTAGAATGGAAAGAATCTTGTGTGGTTCTTGATATTAAACAAGAATGTTTTGATTATACCGCTAAATATAGAAAAGAAGTATTACAAAATGATGTTTACTTATTTAATCCATTTTCTTATAAAACAAATCATTATAACCCTTTAAGTGTCATTAATATGGAAGATATAGAAAATAGAGATAAACAACTATTAGATTTTGCAAATTTATTATATCCTCTTCAAGGTTCAGAACAAAACCAATTCTTTAACTCTCAATCCCAAAACCTTTTTATTGGACTTTGTTATTTATATAAAGATTTAGCTCTTACAAGTAAAGGAAAAGAATTTTTAGAAGATTATGAATTAAATGTAGAATTTACAATGTATGGTATTCTTAAACTTAGTGAAGGATTTGAGATAGAACAAGAATCAGAAAGTTATATTGATGATGATACTGGAGAAGTAGAAGAGGAAGAAGCACAAACATTAAAAGGTCTTGATGATCTTTATGAATACTTAATATTTTTAGAAATTCTATCAGAAGAAGCAAAAGAAAGATTAGGCTCTTATATCAATATCAAATCAGTAAATACTAAATCATCTGTTGAAAGTACATTTAATACGCCTTTATTGATCTATCGAAATGAACCAATAAGAACCGCAACGAGTAAAAGTGATTTTAGTTTAGAAGATGTAAGAAAAAAGAAAATGACAATTTATTTAGGAATTACCCCTGATAATTTAGAAATAAGTAAACCTATCTTAAATATCTTTTTCTCTCAATTTATTTCTTTAAATACTAAAGAGTTACCAGTTAAAAATAAAGAACTTAAATACACTTGTTTAGCTCTTATGGACGAATTTACAAGTATCGGTTATATGCCTATACTTTTAAAAGCAGTTTCTTATATTGCTGCATACAATATAAGACTTATGACAATTTTCCAATCAATTTCACAACTCGAAGCACCTACCCCCGAGGGATACGGAAGAGAAGGGGCAAAAACTTTATTAAACAATCATAAATTAAAAATCTTTTTTGCTCCTGATGATGTAGATGAATCGGAGAAATTATCGAAGAGATTAGGAGATACAACAAGGGTAATAAAATCTAAATCATACTCAAGTGGTAGGAGTGTTTTAGAACATGGTACAAGAGGAGAAAATAAAAGTGAAGCAAGAAGAGCTTTAATGTTACCGCAAGAATTAAGAGAAATGGGGCAAGAAAATGAACTTATTACAATGGCTAATGAGAAACCTATTTTTTGCAGTAAATCTTTTTACTTCAATGATCAATATTTTATGGATAAGTTTAAAAAAGTATGCTTGCAATTAAAGCAAGTTAAAGGTCTACCAAATAGAGAACAATTAGAAAATGCTGTTAATAGCAATGAATTAAATATACAAATAAAAAATATAAAAGGATAA
- the virB10 gene encoding type IV secretion system protein VirB10: protein MENNELDNRLTELDKDENNRNRRLQAYALMIFSILVLILLVVAFYFNVIKDDEEDKKQKDDNSHTTRVMHKDFEREKKATPTLKEIMRPFNPPQIEPIERKPLFTEKEKINYNPMIVKGSSKALIEDKSSPTFKTPTMDIPTSNFKDSFNPDYVGEVFQPSSASVRKFDPNFLLPKGTYIGCSLNTRLVSSIKGGISCTVSDNVYSANGNILLVERGSKITGMFKNDQMNDGVNRIFVIWQEITTPNNLVIPVFSGASDTLGGSGIEGWVNHKWMLRFGSAIMLSAVDDIFNVLAYQINDRNNTEDNNIDYTENTRENAKDMASIALENFINIKPTLYKNQGDLVGVYVNRDIDFSKVYKLSKNRD, encoded by the coding sequence ATGGAAAATAATGAATTAGACAATCGTTTAACTGAACTAGATAAAGATGAGAATAACAGAAATAGAAGATTACAAGCATATGCTTTAATGATTTTTTCTATACTTGTTTTAATACTTTTAGTTGTTGCTTTTTATTTTAATGTGATTAAAGATGATGAAGAGGACAAAAAACAAAAAGATGATAATTCACATACAACTAGAGTAATGCACAAAGATTTTGAAAGAGAGAAAAAAGCAACTCCTACACTAAAAGAAATTATGAGACCTTTTAATCCTCCACAGATAGAACCTATTGAAAGAAAACCTCTTTTTACAGAAAAAGAGAAAATAAATTATAATCCTATGATTGTAAAAGGTTCAAGTAAAGCATTAATAGAAGATAAAAGTAGTCCAACTTTTAAAACCCCTACTATGGATATCCCAACTTCTAATTTTAAAGATAGTTTTAACCCTGATTATGTAGGGGAAGTTTTTCAACCTTCAAGTGCAAGTGTTAGAAAGTTTGATCCTAACTTTTTATTACCTAAAGGTACTTATATAGGTTGTTCATTAAATACTAGGCTTGTAAGTAGTATAAAAGGTGGTATTTCTTGTACGGTTAGTGATAATGTTTATAGTGCAAACGGAAATATTTTATTAGTTGAAAGAGGGTCAAAGATAACTGGAATGTTTAAAAACGATCAAATGAATGATGGAGTTAATAGAATATTTGTAATTTGGCAAGAAATAACGACTCCTAATAACTTAGTTATTCCTGTATTTAGTGGTGCTTCTGACACTTTAGGTGGTAGTGGTATAGAGGGTTGGGTAAATCATAAATGGATGTTAAGATTTGGTTCTGCCATTATGCTTAGTGCAGTTGATGATATATTTAATGTTCTTGCTTATCAAATTAATGATAGAAATAATACAGAAGATAACAATATTGACTATACAGAAAACACAAGAGAAAATGCAAAAGATATGGCAAGTATAGCTTTAGAAAACTTTATTAATATAAAACCTACTCTTTATAAAAATCAAGGGGATTTAGTAGGTGTTTATGTAAATAGAGATATTGACTTTTCAAAAGTTTATAAACTATCTAAAAATAGGGATTAA
- a CDS encoding outer membrane protein assembly factor BamD has product MKKTILIGLTLGLVFGFTGCSDKEKKAKDIAAEKIIVDHEKEEAFKESLRKKDTQDYSNAFGSPVSKHKN; this is encoded by the coding sequence ATGAAAAAGACAATTTTAATAGGTTTAACTTTAGGGTTAGTTTTTGGTTTTACTGGTTGTAGTGATAAAGAAAAAAAAGCAAAAGATATTGCAGCTGAAAAAATTATTGTAGATCACGAAAAAGAAGAGGCATTTAAAGAGAGCTTGAGAAAAAAAGATACTCAAGATTATAGTAATGCTTTTGGTAGTCCTGTTTCAAAACATAAAAATTAA
- the virB11 gene encoding P-type DNA transfer ATPase VirB11: MSISLKKYAKKYFGDFLEDNEILEIAYNGGDSIFTQNYKGEWKEHITLLNFDSSFAFATSAASFKEDVIKETKSILSAILVNGERTQIVIPPATKKDIISITIRKPSNTRYTLDDYKKQGMFKELIQIKDNETNPKDQELLEHYEKKEIEQFLKKAVEYGKNIVIAGETGSGKTTFMKSLIDFIPEDERIITIEDVEEIKFTKHKNYVQLFYPSEAKEGDFLTSASLLKSCLRMRPDRILLAELRGAETYDFINVLSSGHGGSMTSCHAGSVNETFTRLGLMTLQNPQGQKLPFEIIQKNLKDVIDIVVHMTAHKGKRVITDIYFKGANNVSSK; the protein is encoded by the coding sequence ATGAGTATATCTTTAAAAAAATATGCAAAAAAATATTTTGGAGACTTTTTAGAAGATAATGAGATATTAGAAATTGCTTACAATGGTGGAGATTCTATTTTTACTCAAAACTATAAAGGAGAATGGAAAGAACATATTACATTACTTAATTTCGACTCCTCTTTTGCTTTTGCAACAAGTGCAGCAAGTTTTAAAGAAGATGTTATAAAAGAAACAAAATCAATATTAAGTGCTATTTTAGTAAATGGAGAAAGGACACAAATTGTTATTCCTCCAGCTACTAAAAAAGATATTATTAGTATAACTATTAGAAAACCATCTAACACTCGTTATACTTTAGATGATTATAAAAAACAAGGTATGTTCAAAGAGTTAATACAGATAAAAGACAATGAAACTAATCCAAAAGATCAAGAGCTTTTAGAACATTATGAAAAAAAAGAAATTGAACAGTTTCTAAAAAAAGCCGTAGAATATGGTAAAAATATTGTAATTGCAGGAGAAACAGGAAGCGGAAAAACTACTTTTATGAAATCATTAATTGATTTTATTCCTGAGGACGAAAGAATTATAACAATTGAAGATGTAGAGGAAATAAAATTTACAAAGCACAAAAATTATGTACAATTATTTTACCCTAGTGAAGCAAAAGAAGGAGATTTTTTAACAAGTGCAAGTTTATTAAAATCTTGTTTACGTATGCGACCTGATAGAATACTCTTAGCAGAGTTAAGAGGAGCGGAAACTTACGATTTTATCAATGTATTATCAAGCGGTCATGGGGGTTCAATGACTTCTTGTCATGCAGGGTCGGTTAATGAAACATTTACAAGATTAGGACTAATGACTTTACAAAACCCTCAAGGGCAAAAACTACCCTTTGAAATAATACAAAAAAACTTAAAAGATGTTATTGATATTGTTGTTCATATGACAGCACATAAAGGTAAAAGAGTAATTACAGATATTTATTTTAAAGGGGCAAACAATGTTAGCTCTAAATAA
- a CDS encoding virB8 family protein produces MAEKYDSEKALDFETSKQELYDKSQRRAWGVAITMTFVTCLLAIAIIVLVPLKTVVPYMTMVDKNGRVEIISTVTTEKLSKQEALDKYFAKVYVQTREQYFYDMLQKDYIETQIFSSENVAADYRKIFSGDDSRDKELKDDVEISVNVNSVVLSESAGTKIATVRAKLSSKNLTTNTELIRSYKVFTFSYDYYPDLKQNAKERLVNPLGYKVLTYRIDDEVN; encoded by the coding sequence ATGGCTGAAAAATATGATTCAGAAAAAGCCTTAGATTTTGAGACAAGCAAACAAGAACTTTATGATAAGAGTCAAAGAAGGGCGTGGGGTGTTGCTATTACTATGACTTTTGTAACTTGCTTACTTGCTATTGCTATTATAGTTTTAGTTCCATTAAAAACTGTTGTTCCTTATATGACAATGGTCGATAAAAATGGAAGAGTAGAGATTATATCTACGGTAACTACTGAAAAATTATCAAAACAAGAAGCTTTAGACAAATATTTTGCAAAGGTATATGTGCAAACAAGAGAACAATATTTCTATGATATGTTACAAAAAGATTATATTGAAACACAAATCTTTTCTTCTGAAAATGTAGCTGCTGATTATAGAAAAATTTTTAGTGGCGACGATTCAAGAGACAAAGAATTAAAAGATGATGTAGAAATAAGTGTAAATGTAAATAGTGTTGTTCTGTCTGAAAGTGCAGGAACAAAAATCGCAACAGTTAGGGCAAAACTATCTTCAAAAAATTTAACTACAAATACAGAATTGATAAGAAGTTATAAGGTATTTACTTTCTCTTATGACTATTATCCTGATCTTAAACAAAATGCAAAAGAAAGACTTGTAAATCCTTTAGGATACAAAGTTTTAACATATAGAATTGATGACGAGGTAAACTAA
- a CDS encoding type IV secretion system protein, which produces MGMFVSIGDEIDDIFSLIDSAATSDLMTELSILFSISITIMITIKGYAILAGKTQDPIREILWDLVLKAVIITFALNIGGWLTMVIDAMNGIHQWAGGRVSLYAEMDQLFAKAKEVANMAYEKGNMFSGTIALLLVYLGFFIGAIPALIITIVTSFTLKILVMIAPFMFFALFYGWLKNMFTQWLSLFFANTLAVLSVTLIFSAVVNKFENFISHSGNSINNGLDPFYVGVQVIIVGVLLVVLVYVAYHIAEKVATVSMESVMKSSFGRTLQDGKNIGGASGSAAGRSYTVVRTQVDKYRGKKG; this is translated from the coding sequence ATGGGAATGTTTGTAAGTATTGGAGATGAAATAGATGATATTTTTTCATTAATAGATAGTGCAGCAACTTCTGATTTAATGACTGAATTATCAATTTTATTTAGTATTTCAATTACTATTATGATTACAATTAAAGGTTATGCAATATTAGCAGGTAAAACACAAGATCCTATAAGAGAAATTTTATGGGATCTTGTGTTAAAAGCAGTGATTATAACTTTTGCTTTAAATATAGGTGGTTGGCTTACAATGGTTATTGATGCAATGAATGGTATTCATCAATGGGCAGGTGGGAGAGTCTCTTTATATGCTGAAATGGATCAACTCTTTGCAAAAGCTAAAGAGGTTGCAAATATGGCATATGAAAAAGGGAATATGTTTAGCGGTACTATTGCTTTACTTTTAGTTTACTTAGGTTTCTTCATTGGAGCTATACCAGCACTTATCATAACTATTGTTACCTCTTTTACATTAAAGATTTTAGTTATGATTGCCCCTTTTATGTTCTTTGCTCTTTTCTATGGTTGGTTAAAAAATATGTTTACTCAATGGCTTTCTTTATTTTTTGCTAATACATTGGCGGTTCTTTCTGTTACATTAATTTTTAGTGCTGTTGTAAATAAATTTGAGAATTTTATCTCTCATTCTGGTAACTCTATTAATAATGGTTTAGATCCTTTTTATGTAGGTGTTCAAGTAATTATAGTTGGTGTTCTATTAGTAGTATTAGTTTATGTTGCTTATCATATAGCAGAAAAAGTAGCAACGGTTAGCATGGAAAGTGTAATGAAAAGTAGTTTCGGAAGAACTCTACAGGATGGTAAAAATATAGGTGGTGCAAGTGGTTCTGCTGCTGGTCGCAGTTATACAGTTGTTAGAACCCAAGTCGATAAATATAGAGGTAAAAAAGGGTAG
- a CDS encoding TrbG/VirB9 family P-type conjugative transfer protein, producing MKKLIIVLALILSNSFSAEIPEKSTFDKRVRFAVFNPEEVFKIYAKDGYTTVLKLEDGEKVINAATGFSEGWDITNKNNFVFIKPQAYMSQVSVSENGETINKKSVIKPSYKWNTNLIITTDRREYLIDLRLAFNTVFFKINFVYPDTKIKETKEALIAKAKEEEQKYIKKELNKTTVPRNWEFFMNVNKDSEGIAPNFAYDDGVFTYLGFDTTKTIPSVFLFENEEESILNTHIEKDGKYDVLVIHKTAKMIILRSGKKVVGLLNEGYAKNPLEKTRYTTTDSVKREVIQNGK from the coding sequence ATGAAAAAATTAATAATAGTTTTAGCACTAATTTTAAGTAACTCTTTTTCTGCTGAAATTCCTGAAAAATCAACTTTTGATAAAAGAGTAAGATTCGCAGTTTTTAATCCTGAGGAAGTATTTAAAATTTATGCAAAAGATGGATATACAACAGTTTTAAAATTGGAAGATGGGGAAAAAGTTATAAATGCAGCAACTGGTTTTTCAGAGGGGTGGGATATTACAAATAAAAATAATTTTGTTTTTATTAAACCTCAAGCTTATATGTCTCAAGTTTCAGTTTCAGAAAATGGGGAAACAATAAATAAAAAGAGTGTTATAAAACCTAGCTATAAATGGAATACTAATTTGATTATCACTACTGATAGAAGAGAGTATTTAATTGACTTAAGACTAGCATTTAATACAGTATTTTTTAAAATAAATTTTGTTTATCCAGATACAAAAATAAAAGAGACAAAAGAAGCTCTTATTGCAAAAGCAAAAGAAGAAGAACAAAAATATATTAAAAAAGAGTTAAACAAAACTACAGTTCCAAGAAACTGGGAATTTTTTATGAATGTAAATAAAGATAGTGAGGGTATTGCTCCTAACTTTGCATATGATGATGGAGTCTTTACTTATTTAGGTTTTGATACAACTAAAACAATTCCTAGTGTGTTTTTATTTGAGAATGAAGAAGAAAGTATCCTTAATACTCATATTGAAAAAGATGGAAAATATGATGTTTTAGTAATTCATAAAACTGCAAAAATGATTATTTTAAGATCTGGTAAAAAAGTAGTTGGTCTATTAAATGAAGGATACGCAAAAAATCCTTTAGAAAAAACAAGATATACAACAACCGACTCAGTTAAAAGAGAGGTAATACAAAATGGAAAATAA
- a CDS encoding cag pathogenicity island Cag12 family protein: MNKIKLLGSLAITGLLLSGCSQKAPDPKPVENWDKGSSLTINKSLLLKQTASVPKDPFLSTNNWTYQVNATKKDKELFSNEQIVKTFLVAHNAKEIIIVGRNDLITDYRDYFTNNQVTASIKLQPVVPKEENFNTVNILFFNKVEK, encoded by the coding sequence ATGAATAAAATAAAATTATTAGGAAGTTTAGCAATTACTGGATTATTATTAAGTGGGTGCTCTCAAAAAGCACCAGATCCTAAACCAGTTGAAAACTGGGATAAAGGATCTTCTTTAACTATTAATAAATCTCTTTTATTAAAACAAACTGCAAGTGTACCAAAAGATCCTTTTTTATCTACAAATAATTGGACTTATCAAGTTAATGCAACAAAAAAAGATAAAGAACTTTTTAGTAATGAACAAATTGTTAAAACTTTTTTAGTTGCACATAATGCAAAAGAGATAATTATAGTAGGTAGAAATGATTTAATAACAGATTATAGAGATTATTTTACAAATAATCAAGTTACAGCTTCAATTAAACTCCAACCAGTTGTTCCAAAGGAAGAAAATTTTAATACAGTAAATATACTATTTTTTAATAAGGTTGAAAAATGA